One window of the Amycolatopsis mediterranei genome contains the following:
- a CDS encoding RHS repeat-associated core domain-containing protein, protein MLRTITFVSAGALIAAVPATASAAPRSGQDGVPLPVSWTPPAQVNRTPTGVLADQVPVRPAPRSGASVQSLVCDTTQSGTQPWFAMDRYAISDRTELLVNRYSGNAVITDRALTVKGTGLNMSVDAVYNSANLTRGGAFGTFWTVSGGPDVKLVIYPDPDRRIVLYDPTGYCAEFTKNDDGSYATPSGMHATLTKLPDGKYALSQDSSGETKLFTGDGRLFSQADRNGHTITYRYNASDGTLASITDTQGRVTTTTYGNSRITAVTDPAGVTAGAYGYDGNGHLTKITNRNGDSMNFGLDANGRITTLTTTLGRSYTLSYDAGGRVTQVTEPNYGGVASVTGYAYGSGTTTVTDPNGHKSTYTFDDGGRQTKATDALGHSRNQGWSAHGDVNSLTDATGNSVTYDYDPLNNLKGGKLPTGATMSAGYTDTAHPHLPTQVADFSGNKVNSTYDKAGNVTKVHSDALNADVASYEYSTGLVTKSTDGNGHATTYGYDTAGNLTTVTPPLPLKPTTYTYDSLSRVTSVTDGNGVKLVYGYDKLDHVVSVAKADGTGLAAYTYDQTGNRTVATTAGATLTNSYERRLLTRVVRTAGTGSQTATYHYDQAGNVTAVDDPTGWIYYGYDAADRLTSVKDQANTTTTYGYDNSDHRTSATLPGGSTETIGVDKSGRQTGITVKNSAGSTLLSTSYRYTKPDGTDTGQVQSRTDSTGTADNTYDGFGRLTKAGGRTYAYDNAGNITAGDGRTYTVNDADQMTKIDTITAGYDGAGNLTTTNPGGDAHYSDTNQLTSVTSSSGTLFSGSYDTLDQTQAASITERVGSGDVTHVFTRTALGISRTVDNGAATTYAHDVDGNLTGLVDAAGKHHNAITDYQGSVLALVDDTGVVTATYTYTPYGFNTGITGPAGSANRLRWLGSYQLASSEYLTGYRHYNPAYARFTQPDPTGQENNAYAYGKGDPINHSDPNGDYGFADLGQDIGSYAGGAMGVALGAAICAGTAGAGCLIGAVSAGVIFGGVGGGAGALIGGGDSGKVRDGFISGAIGGGLGALGGGGWKLLKRFISR, encoded by the coding sequence GTGCTGCGCACAATCACGTTCGTTTCCGCGGGGGCGCTGATCGCCGCCGTTCCGGCGACCGCGTCGGCCGCCCCGCGCTCCGGCCAGGACGGCGTGCCGCTGCCGGTGTCGTGGACGCCGCCGGCGCAGGTGAACCGCACGCCGACCGGTGTCCTGGCCGACCAGGTACCGGTGAGACCGGCGCCGAGATCGGGTGCGTCCGTCCAGTCGCTGGTGTGCGACACGACTCAGTCGGGCACCCAGCCGTGGTTCGCGATGGACCGGTACGCGATCTCGGACCGCACGGAGTTGCTGGTCAACCGCTACAGCGGCAATGCGGTCATCACCGACCGGGCGCTGACGGTCAAGGGCACCGGCCTGAACATGTCGGTCGACGCCGTCTACAACAGCGCCAACCTCACCCGCGGCGGAGCATTCGGGACGTTCTGGACGGTGTCCGGCGGCCCGGACGTGAAGCTCGTGATCTACCCCGACCCCGACCGGCGGATCGTGCTCTACGACCCGACCGGGTATTGCGCGGAGTTCACCAAGAACGACGACGGCAGCTACGCCACGCCGTCCGGTATGCACGCCACGTTGACCAAGCTGCCGGACGGCAAGTACGCGCTCTCGCAGGACAGCTCGGGCGAAACGAAGCTGTTCACCGGTGACGGGCGGTTGTTCTCGCAGGCCGACCGCAACGGGCACACGATCACCTACCGCTACAACGCTTCCGACGGCACCCTCGCCTCGATCACCGACACTCAGGGCCGGGTCACGACCACCACGTACGGCAACAGCCGCATCACCGCGGTGACCGATCCGGCGGGGGTGACGGCCGGCGCCTACGGCTACGACGGCAACGGGCACCTCACGAAGATCACCAACCGCAACGGCGACAGCATGAACTTCGGGCTGGACGCCAACGGCCGGATCACGACGCTGACCACCACGCTGGGGCGGTCCTACACGCTGTCCTACGACGCCGGTGGCCGCGTGACCCAGGTGACCGAGCCGAATTACGGCGGCGTCGCCAGTGTCACCGGGTACGCCTACGGCTCCGGCACGACGACGGTCACCGACCCCAACGGGCACAAGAGCACCTACACCTTCGACGACGGCGGGCGGCAGACCAAGGCCACCGACGCGCTCGGGCACTCCCGGAACCAGGGCTGGTCGGCGCACGGTGACGTGAACTCGCTGACGGATGCGACCGGCAACTCGGTCACCTACGACTACGACCCGCTCAATAACCTCAAGGGCGGCAAGCTCCCCACCGGCGCGACGATGAGCGCCGGCTACACCGACACCGCCCACCCGCACCTGCCCACGCAGGTCGCGGACTTCTCCGGCAACAAGGTGAACAGCACCTACGACAAGGCCGGCAACGTCACCAAGGTGCATTCCGACGCGCTCAACGCCGACGTCGCGAGCTACGAGTACAGCACCGGCCTGGTGACGAAATCGACCGACGGCAACGGGCACGCCACCACCTACGGCTACGACACCGCCGGGAACCTCACCACGGTGACCCCGCCGCTGCCGCTCAAGCCCACCACCTACACCTACGACTCGCTCTCCCGCGTCACCAGCGTGACCGACGGCAACGGCGTCAAGCTGGTCTACGGCTACGACAAGCTCGACCACGTCGTCTCCGTCGCCAAAGCCGACGGCACCGGGCTGGCCGCCTACACCTACGACCAGACCGGAAACCGCACCGTCGCCACCACCGCCGGGGCCACGCTCACCAACAGCTACGAACGACGCCTGCTCACCCGGGTCGTGCGCACCGCCGGCACCGGCTCGCAGACGGCGACCTACCACTACGACCAGGCCGGGAACGTCACCGCGGTCGACGACCCGACCGGCTGGATCTACTACGGCTACGACGCCGCCGACCGGCTGACCTCGGTCAAGGACCAGGCGAACACGACCACCACCTACGGCTACGACAACTCCGACCACCGCACCTCGGCCACCCTGCCCGGTGGCAGCACCGAAACGATCGGGGTCGACAAGTCCGGCCGGCAGACCGGGATCACGGTCAAGAACTCCGCGGGCTCGACGCTGCTGTCGACCAGCTACCGCTACACCAAGCCCGACGGCACCGACACCGGCCAGGTGCAGTCCCGCACCGACTCCACCGGCACCGCCGACAACACCTACGACGGCTTCGGCCGCCTCACCAAGGCCGGCGGCCGCACCTACGCCTACGACAACGCCGGCAACATCACCGCAGGCGACGGCCGGACCTACACCGTCAACGACGCCGACCAGATGACCAAGATCGACACCATCACGGCCGGCTACGACGGCGCCGGCAACCTCACCACCACCAACCCCGGCGGCGACGCGCACTACAGCGACACCAACCAGCTGACCTCGGTCACGTCCAGCTCGGGCACGCTGTTCAGCGGGTCTTACGACACCCTCGACCAGACGCAGGCCGCTTCGATCACCGAGCGGGTCGGGTCGGGCGACGTCACGCACGTTTTCACCCGCACCGCACTGGGTATTTCGCGGACCGTGGACAACGGCGCCGCGACCACCTACGCCCACGACGTCGACGGCAACCTGACCGGGTTGGTCGACGCGGCGGGCAAGCACCACAACGCCATCACCGACTACCAGGGCAGCGTCCTCGCCCTGGTTGACGACACCGGCGTGGTGACCGCCACCTACACCTACACGCCGTATGGGTTCAACACCGGCATCACCGGCCCGGCGGGCTCGGCCAACCGGCTGCGGTGGCTGGGCAGCTACCAGCTCGCCAGCAGCGAATACTTGACCGGTTACCGCCACTACAACCCCGCTTACGCCCGCTTCACCCAGCCCGACCCCACCGGCCAGGAAAACAACGCCTACGCCTACGGCAAGGGCGACCCGATCAACCACAGTGACCCCAACGGCGACTACGGCTTCGCCGACCTCGGCCAGGACATCGGCAGCTACGCCGGAGGAGCTATGGGAGTCGCGCTCGGGGCTGCGATCTGCGCCGGCACCGCGGGAGCCGGTTGCCTGATCGGCGCCGTCAGTGCCGGTGTGATCTTCGGGGGCGTCGGCGGCGGTGCCGGCGCTTTGATCGGAGGAGGCGACTCGGGCAAGGTTCGTGACGGTTTCATCAGTGGCGCAATCGGCGGCGGCTTGGGTGCCCTTGGCGGCGGGGGGTGGAAGCTCCTGAAGAGGTTCATCAGTCGCTGA
- a CDS encoding proline--tRNA ligase, which yields MITRTSSLFLRTLREDPADAEVPSHRLLVRAGYVRRVAPGGYSWLPLGLRVLRRIEAVVREEMNAMGAQEIQFPALLPREPYETTGRWTEYGDGLFRLKDRKGADYLLGPTHEELFALTVKGEYSSYRDYPVTLYQIQTKYRDEARPRAGILRGREFVMKDSYSFDLDDEGLARSYQAHRDAYVKLFDRLGLEYVVVKATSGAMGGSASEEFLAVAETGEDTYVRSTESGYAANVEAVVTPAPAAQPIEGRPEAQVHHTPNTPTIESLVNFLNDAGLGRTFTAADTLKNVMLKTRQPGSAEWELVCVAVPGDREVDMKRLEASLEPAEVALLDEADFAKNPFLVKGYIGPKALQDNGVRYLADPRIVPGTAWVTGADKVDHHVVDLLAGRDFTPDGTIEAAEVREGDASPDGHGTLVAARGIEIGHIFQLGRKYTDAFEVDALGPDSKPIRITMGSYGVGVSRLVGVLAEQNHDDLGLIWPRVASPFDVHIVIAGKDETIAAGAEKIAAELDAAGVEVILDDRKATPGVKFADAELVGVPTILVVGRGLANGVVEVKDRRSGEREEIAVEAVVEHLVKLVRS from the coding sequence GTGATCACCAGGACTTCGTCGTTGTTCCTTCGCACGTTGCGCGAGGATCCGGCGGACGCCGAGGTACCGAGCCACCGGCTCCTGGTACGCGCCGGCTACGTCCGCCGGGTCGCCCCGGGCGGGTACTCCTGGCTGCCCCTCGGCCTGCGCGTGCTGCGCCGCATCGAGGCCGTCGTGCGCGAGGAAATGAACGCCATGGGCGCGCAGGAGATCCAGTTCCCCGCGCTGCTGCCGAGGGAGCCCTACGAGACCACCGGCCGCTGGACCGAGTACGGCGACGGCCTCTTCCGCCTCAAGGACCGCAAGGGCGCCGACTACCTCCTCGGCCCGACGCACGAGGAGCTCTTCGCCCTCACCGTCAAGGGCGAGTACAGCTCGTACCGCGACTACCCCGTCACGCTCTACCAGATCCAGACGAAGTACCGCGACGAAGCCCGCCCCCGGGCCGGCATCCTGCGCGGCCGCGAGTTCGTCATGAAGGACTCCTACTCCTTCGACCTCGACGACGAGGGTCTCGCGCGCTCCTACCAGGCCCACCGCGACGCCTACGTGAAGCTGTTCGACCGGCTCGGCCTCGAGTACGTCGTCGTGAAGGCGACGTCGGGCGCCATGGGCGGCTCGGCGTCCGAGGAGTTCCTCGCCGTCGCCGAGACGGGTGAGGACACCTACGTCCGCAGCACCGAGTCCGGTTATGCGGCGAACGTCGAAGCCGTCGTCACGCCTGCGCCCGCCGCGCAGCCCATCGAGGGCCGCCCCGAGGCGCAGGTGCACCACACGCCGAACACGCCGACCATCGAGTCGCTGGTCAACTTCCTCAACGACGCCGGCCTGGGCCGCACCTTCACCGCCGCGGACACGCTGAAGAACGTCATGCTCAAGACGCGTCAGCCGGGCTCGGCCGAGTGGGAGCTCGTCTGCGTCGCCGTCCCGGGCGACCGCGAAGTGGACATGAAGCGCCTCGAAGCGTCGCTGGAGCCGGCCGAGGTCGCGCTGCTCGACGAGGCCGACTTCGCGAAGAACCCGTTCCTCGTCAAGGGCTACATCGGCCCGAAGGCGCTGCAGGACAACGGCGTGCGCTACCTCGCCGACCCGCGGATCGTCCCCGGCACCGCCTGGGTCACCGGGGCCGACAAGGTCGACCACCACGTCGTCGACCTGCTGGCCGGGCGCGACTTCACCCCGGACGGCACGATCGAGGCCGCCGAGGTCCGCGAGGGCGACGCGTCGCCGGACGGCCACGGCACCCTGGTCGCCGCGCGCGGCATCGAGATCGGGCACATCTTCCAGCTCGGCCGCAAGTACACCGACGCCTTCGAGGTCGACGCGCTCGGCCCCGACTCGAAGCCGATCCGGATCACCATGGGTTCCTACGGCGTCGGCGTCTCGCGGCTGGTCGGCGTGCTCGCCGAGCAGAACCACGACGACCTCGGCCTGATCTGGCCGCGGGTGGCCTCGCCGTTCGACGTGCACATCGTCATCGCGGGCAAGGACGAGACGATCGCGGCCGGCGCCGAGAAGATCGCCGCCGAGCTGGACGCGGCCGGGGTCGAGGTCATCCTCGACGACCGCAAGGCGACTCCCGGTGTCAAGTTCGCGGACGCCGAGCTGGTCGGCGTGCCGACCATCCTGGTCGTCGGGCGCGGGCTGGCCAACGGCGTCGTCGAGGTCAAGGACCGGCGTTCGGGCGAACGCGAGGAGATCGCGGTCGAGGCCGTCGTCGAGCACTTGGTCAAGCTCGTCCGTTCCTGA
- a CDS encoding glycosyltransferase 87 family protein, whose amino-acid sequence MTVSQFRLFARVAPWLLVALAAGTAVRIGLSVDQGLAALSDTRIYHAGVLAWLDGKDFYNIVLSSEAHPGTYTYPPFSLLPFGLVLGWYQLGAFVFTAGSVAALFHILVLVLARAWPVLPHRPLIAAAGTVCAVQLEPLIHTFYWGQVNVFLLWLVALDCLHRNPRWPRGVLVGVAAAIKLTPLVFVLFFLLGRQVRPALVAVAGFAACTGLAWAIAPHESTFYWTRAVWDPARIGNVALPGNQSLRGFAARLVPPPDAMLLWAALAATAAALAAVVIVRFRRDGGDVPAWLATAALGTLVSPVSWTHHWVWFAPLLLVTAVWAGRAPRLAVPALVVVGAVAVFAPAELFPASPGAPWWTHLLGESYVVAGFLMLVGLAVLPRRLLPSGQRVPDTPEWWTDPGDRTRAEPVPAGRDGT is encoded by the coding sequence GTGACCGTTTCTCAGTTTCGCTTGTTCGCCAGGGTGGCTCCGTGGCTGCTGGTGGCACTGGCCGCCGGGACGGCGGTCCGGATCGGGCTGTCGGTCGACCAAGGGCTCGCCGCCCTTTCCGACACCCGGATCTACCACGCCGGCGTGCTCGCGTGGCTGGACGGAAAAGACTTCTACAACATCGTGCTTTCGAGCGAGGCGCACCCGGGGACCTACACGTATCCGCCGTTTTCCCTGCTGCCGTTCGGGCTGGTGCTGGGCTGGTACCAGCTCGGCGCGTTCGTGTTCACCGCGGGCAGCGTCGCGGCGCTGTTCCACATCCTCGTGCTCGTCCTGGCCCGGGCGTGGCCGGTGTTGCCGCACCGGCCCCTGATCGCCGCCGCCGGCACCGTCTGCGCGGTGCAGCTCGAGCCGCTGATCCACACGTTCTACTGGGGCCAGGTCAACGTCTTCCTGCTGTGGCTGGTCGCGCTCGACTGCCTGCACCGCAATCCCCGCTGGCCGCGTGGCGTGCTCGTCGGCGTCGCGGCCGCGATCAAGCTGACGCCGCTGGTGTTCGTGCTGTTCTTCCTGCTCGGCAGGCAGGTCCGCCCCGCGCTGGTCGCCGTCGCCGGCTTCGCCGCCTGCACCGGCTTGGCCTGGGCGATCGCGCCGCACGAATCGACGTTCTACTGGACGCGGGCGGTGTGGGACCCGGCCCGGATCGGCAACGTGGCCCTGCCCGGGAACCAGTCGTTGCGCGGTTTCGCCGCCCGGCTGGTCCCGCCGCCGGACGCGATGCTGCTCTGGGCGGCACTGGCGGCGACGGCGGCCGCCCTCGCCGCGGTGGTCATCGTCCGCTTCCGCCGCGACGGCGGCGACGTGCCGGCCTGGCTGGCGACGGCCGCGCTCGGCACGCTCGTTTCGCCGGTGTCGTGGACGCACCACTGGGTGTGGTTCGCCCCGCTGCTCCTGGTCACGGCGGTGTGGGCGGGCCGGGCACCGCGCCTGGCGGTGCCGGCGCTGGTCGTCGTCGGCGCGGTGGCCGTGTTCGCCCCGGCCGAGCTGTTCCCGGCAAGCCCGGGCGCGCCGTGGTGGACGCACCTGCTCGGGGAGAGCTACGTGGTCGCCGGGTTCCTGATGCTCGTGGGGTTGGCGGTGCTGCCGCGCAGGCTGCTGCCGTCCGGGCAGCGGGTGCCGGACACCCCGGAGTGGTGGACGGACCCCGGCGACCGGACGCGCGCCGAGCCGGTCCCGGCCGGGCGCGACGGAACCTGA
- a CDS encoding bifunctional lysylphosphatidylglycerol flippase/synthetase MprF produces the protein MTDAGAALPAEGGRIRSTVAVLRQRLPFTSNVTLAMLVLAVATGALWNAAEDRAAYPFVAYGLPSLEAGRWWTMLTGPFFAVIPWYYLPMVGSFALFAGFAEWKLGTRRTMAVTIGGQLVSVLVATQFLALSRNSGWLWAERVAGSLDVGFSGGALAAVAIASATLRPPWALRLRAGLCVYAGVAIVYVGTLADLVHFFALLLALPLGKRLVGSRQAGEVATPNLREWRVLAVAGLLLLTIAEIVMFLVPGDGPFGSDDGVSLSAPELGVLVLLVVPMLNGLRKGSRVAWRWAVALSAFVTLQGLAVATLLGVADIFGGDYDTAGLPLFFVDNLLWTVELGVLIAARHAFRVPSRRRLRRHAQGPGPALARTLLGHHGGSTLSWMTTWPRNTYFVRADGRSYLAYRRHAGVAVALGDPIAPDGTAAATVTEFAAMCENSGLVPCVFSATEATVAATRELGWQHVQVAEDNVLDLDGLEFRGKAWQDVRSALNKAAKQEIEFRLVRLADQPEPILAQVRALSEEWMSGKAMPEMGFTLGGLDEAMDPATRVGLAVDAEGTVHGVTSWLPVHTGAGKIGGWTLDVMRRSAHGFRPVMEFLIASACLAFRDEGARFVSLSGAPLARSSSGPARPVDRALESLGRVMEPYYGFRSLHAFKAKFQPRHVPLYLAFRDEADLPRVGLALSRAYLPDVRLRQLAKLVSSSRAR, from the coding sequence ATGACTGACGCAGGGGCGGCGCTGCCCGCCGAAGGGGGTCGCATCCGGAGCACGGTTGCGGTGCTGAGACAGCGGCTGCCGTTCACCAGCAATGTCACGCTCGCGATGCTGGTGCTGGCCGTCGCGACCGGGGCACTGTGGAACGCCGCCGAAGACCGTGCGGCCTACCCGTTCGTCGCCTACGGGCTGCCGTCGCTGGAGGCGGGCCGGTGGTGGACGATGCTCACCGGGCCGTTCTTCGCCGTCATCCCGTGGTACTACCTTCCGATGGTCGGCAGCTTCGCGCTCTTCGCCGGCTTCGCCGAGTGGAAGCTGGGGACGCGGCGCACGATGGCCGTGACCATCGGCGGCCAGCTGGTCTCGGTGCTCGTCGCGACCCAGTTCCTCGCGCTGTCCCGCAACTCCGGCTGGCTGTGGGCCGAGCGGGTCGCGGGCAGCCTCGACGTCGGGTTCTCCGGCGGCGCACTCGCCGCGGTGGCGATCGCCAGCGCGACGCTGCGGCCGCCGTGGGCCCTGCGGCTGCGGGCCGGCCTGTGCGTGTACGCCGGGGTCGCGATCGTCTACGTCGGCACGCTGGCCGACCTCGTGCACTTCTTCGCGCTGCTGCTGGCGCTCCCGCTCGGCAAGCGCCTGGTGGGCTCGCGGCAGGCGGGCGAGGTGGCGACGCCGAACCTGCGGGAGTGGCGGGTGCTGGCCGTGGCCGGCCTGCTGCTGCTCACCATCGCCGAGATCGTCATGTTCCTGGTGCCCGGCGACGGCCCGTTCGGCTCGGACGACGGCGTTTCGCTGTCGGCACCGGAGCTCGGCGTGCTGGTCCTGCTGGTGGTGCCGATGCTCAACGGGCTGCGCAAGGGCAGCCGCGTCGCGTGGCGCTGGGCCGTCGCGCTCTCGGCGTTCGTGACGCTGCAAGGGCTCGCCGTCGCGACGCTCCTCGGGGTGGCCGACATCTTCGGCGGCGACTACGACACCGCGGGCCTGCCGCTGTTCTTCGTGGACAATCTCTTGTGGACGGTCGAGCTGGGCGTCCTGATCGCCGCGCGGCACGCCTTCCGGGTGCCTTCGCGACGCCGGCTGCGGCGCCACGCGCAGGGCCCGGGACCGGCGCTGGCCCGCACCCTGCTGGGGCACCACGGCGGCAGCACGCTGTCGTGGATGACGACGTGGCCGCGCAACACCTACTTCGTCCGCGCGGACGGCCGCTCGTACCTCGCCTACCGCCGTCACGCGGGGGTCGCGGTCGCGCTCGGCGACCCGATCGCGCCGGACGGCACGGCGGCCGCCACGGTCACCGAGTTCGCCGCGATGTGCGAGAACTCCGGGCTGGTGCCGTGCGTGTTCTCGGCGACGGAAGCCACCGTCGCGGCGACGCGCGAGCTGGGCTGGCAGCACGTCCAGGTGGCCGAGGACAACGTGCTCGACCTCGACGGCCTCGAGTTCCGCGGCAAGGCCTGGCAAGACGTCCGCTCGGCGCTGAACAAGGCGGCCAAGCAGGAGATCGAGTTCCGGCTGGTCCGCCTGGCCGATCAGCCCGAGCCGATCCTGGCCCAGGTCCGGGCGCTGTCGGAGGAGTGGATGTCCGGCAAGGCCATGCCGGAGATGGGCTTCACCCTCGGCGGCCTCGACGAGGCGATGGACCCGGCCACCCGGGTCGGGCTGGCGGTCGACGCGGAGGGCACGGTCCACGGCGTCACGTCGTGGCTGCCGGTCCACACGGGCGCCGGCAAGATCGGCGGCTGGACGCTGGACGTCATGCGCCGCAGCGCCCACGGCTTCCGCCCGGTGATGGAGTTCCTCATCGCCTCGGCCTGTCTGGCCTTCCGCGACGAAGGCGCGCGGTTCGTCTCGCTCTCGGGGGCGCCGCTGGCCCGCAGCAGCTCCGGGCCGGCGCGTCCGGTGGACCGGGCGCTGGAGTCGCTGGGCCGGGTGATGGAGCCGTACTACGGATTCCGTTCCCTGCACGCGTTCAAGGCGAAGTTCCAGCCGCGGCACGTCCCGCTGTACCTGGCGTTCCGCGACGAAGCCGATCTGCCGCGCGTCGGGCTGGCGCTGAGCCGGGCCTACCTGCCGGACGTCCGCCTGCGGCAGCTGGCGAAGCTGGTCAGTAGCTCTCGGGCACGCTGA
- a CDS encoding VOC family protein: protein MAIHMGMITIDCAEPRRLAEFWTAALGTQVAQDYGEFVVLAPPPGGGLAVGLQRVPEARAGKNRVHVDFGGDDRAAEVERLVGLGAKEVAEHEVPGLAWTVLVDPEGNEFCVSERVS from the coding sequence ATGGCGATCCACATGGGCATGATCACGATCGACTGCGCGGAGCCCCGGCGGCTGGCGGAGTTCTGGACGGCGGCGCTGGGCACGCAGGTGGCGCAGGACTACGGCGAATTCGTGGTGCTGGCCCCACCGCCGGGAGGCGGGCTGGCGGTGGGGCTGCAGCGGGTGCCGGAGGCCCGGGCGGGCAAGAACCGGGTGCACGTGGATTTCGGAGGTGACGACCGTGCGGCCGAGGTGGAGCGGCTGGTCGGGCTGGGCGCGAAGGAGGTGGCGGAGCACGAGGTCCCGGGACTGGCGTGGACGGTGCTGGTCGATCCGGAGGGCAACGAGTTCTGCGTGTCGGAGAGGGTGAGCTGA